The Parus major isolate Abel chromosome 5, Parus_major1.1, whole genome shotgun sequence genome contains a region encoding:
- the PLEKHG3 gene encoding pleckstrin homology domain-containing family G member 3, giving the protein MPVPTCPQRPALSPEPGCPMEDPPGTRTEAWAEGLHNANNNASPGGWPGARGGHPLAAFGGPGAKPSYLDRVVQEIVESERTYARDLRSIVEGYLGKIIDAEEPVLRPEQVSALFGNIEDIYELSSTLLQNLESCANDPVAVAVCFVTRSQEFAIYTQYCNNYPSSVAALTECMRSKVQARFLRECQERLRHALPLGAYLLKPVQRILKYHLLLQEIARHFEHKVGDDYELVLEAIDTMTCVAWYINDMKRKHEHAIRQQEIQSLLLGWKGPDLTSYGELVLEGTFRTQRVRHDRALFLFDKALLITKRRGDHYIYKSHIPCSSLMLIESTRDSLCFSLAHYKHGKQQYSLQAKSVEEKRVWTHHIKRLILENHHATIPQKAKEAILEMDLFYPPRLPRCSPERLKKSWSCQPLGDAATEPLQGRRQSEPFQHQGHTETLLERLQGHGGRRQSGVDSGWDQGAQGADELGDTGVMPLSLPLPPEPTKHNLWHLGEQGLKSAGSDGALLEVGEPPQHPRAWAAAEGMVAEEEEEEEEEEALGKDCQEELPGPEDLLLEPQEVQAGGHPWVLEGTKRPSSWGPGSCEKVSATPRPSPGGAQTPSTHPPNSSAGEHPKVPKSPSLVGTLALPSGDREPERAAEDLQVLSSEEEEEEEGEGATSILPPSVLDQASVIAERFGGGSSLSRRSSLVLEGPLGRTPSHGGSTLSLDGGPPLESGEPEGSRSAIPSPEPFTRARRESLLSNRDRLLLDKIKSYYGHAEHRDAGFAVRRRESLSFIPKGLVRSSVCRLNGLPRPPESPEPPSQPEAPEPCQENGEQPPEPLLILEEDDVGTVASPPGPPPQLLLTPPHLGTKVYQLARQYSLRIKSRRASTRRPPLLPQEDRDPPPSTPSLAVPRDNVLVPSPSPRVPRSPSSPVGAEPFAWPDVRELRARFGAPRERGSGRSRSAEANGGSDTPSPAPARYSSDGALWVAAEAPLGSGQRVLVLERLPEPPAYVQIRSPTTREKICLKAVVERCKAYQASEEYRRRCPEPPGSPEPLRHGLVRDLRQKFQTLDAAS; this is encoded by the exons ATGCCGGTGCCCACGTGCCCTCAGCGCCCTGCCCTGAGCCCGGAGCCCGGCTGTCCCATGGAGGATCCACCTGGCACCAGGACCGAGGCGTGGGCCGAGGGGCTCCATAACGCCAACAACAACGCCTCCCCTGGGGGGTGGCCTGGTGCCCGCGGTGGGCACCCCCTGGCAGCTTTCGGGGGTCCCGGAGCCAAACCCAGCTACCTGGACCGCGTGGTGCAGGAGATCGTGGAGTCAGAGCGCACCTACGCCCGTGACCTGCGCAGCATCGTAGAG GGTTACCTGGGCAAGATCATCGACGCAGAGGAGCCGGTGCTGCGACCAGAGCAGGTCAGCGCGCTCTTCGGGAACATCGAGGACATCTACGAGCTCAGCAG CACCCTCCTGCAAAACCTGGAGAGCTGCGCCAATGACCCCGTGGCTGTGGCCGTGTGCTTCGTCACCCGG agccaggaatttGCCATCTACACCCAGTACTGCAACAACTACCCCAG CTCGGTGGCGGCACTGACCGAGTGCATGAGGAGCAAGGTCCAGGCACGGTTCCTGCGGGAATGCCAGGAGCGGCTGCGCCATGCGCTGCCCCTTGGCGCCTACCTGCTCAAGCCTGTCCAGAGGATCCTCAAGTACCACCTACTGCTCCAG GAGATCGCCAGGCACTTCGAGCACAAGGTGGGGGACGACTatgagctggtgctggaggcCATTGACACCATGACCTGCGTGGCCTGGTATATCAATGACATGAAGCGCAAGCACGAGCACGCCATCCGCCAGCAG GAGATCCAGtcgctgctgctgggctggaaggggccAGACTTGACAAGCTACggggagctggtgctggagggcACATTTCGGACACAGCGGGTGCGCCATGACCGTGCGCTCTTCCTCTTCGACAAGGCCCTGCTCATCACCAAGCGCCGTGGTGACCACTATATCTACAAGAGCCACATCCCG TGCTCCTCGCTGATGCTGATTGAGAGCACACGGGACTCGCTGTGCTTCAGCCTGGCACACTACAAGCACGGCAAGCAGCAGTACAGCCTGCAG GCCAAGAGCGTGGAGGAGAAGCGTGTGTGGACTCACCACATCAAGCGGCTCATCCTGGAGAACCACCATGCCACCATCCCCCAAAAG GCTAAGGAAGCCATCCTGGAAATGGACCTGTTCT ACCCCCCACGCCTGCCCCGCTGCAGCCCCGAGCGCCTGAAGAAGAGCTggtcctgccagcccctgggtGATGCTGCCACCGAGCCACTCCAGGGACGCCGGCAGTCTG AGCCCTTCCAGCACCAGGGGCACACGGAGACGCTGCTGGAGCGGCTGCAGGGACACGGGGGGCGCAGGCAGTCGGGTGTGGACAGCGGATGGGATCAGGGGGCTCAGGGTGCTGATGAGTTGGGGGACACGGGGGTGATGCCACTGTCACTTCCCCTGCCCCCAGAGCCCACCAAGCACAACCTGTGGCACCTGGGAGAGCAAG GGCTGAAG AGCGCCGGCAGCGACGGGGCACTCCTGGAAGTGGGGGAGCCACCCCAGCACCCCAGAGCCTGGGCAGCGGCTGAGGGCATGgtggcagaggaagaggaggaggaggaggaagaggaggctttGGGCAAGGACTGTCAGGAGGAGCTGCCGGGGCCTGAGGATCTGCTGTTGGAGCCCCAGGAGGTGCAG GCTGGGGGACACCCCTGGGTGCTGGAGGGAACCAAGCGGCCGAGCAGCTGGGGGCCGGGGAGCTGTGAGAAGGTCAGTGCAACCCCCCGGCCCTCACCTGGGGGTGCCCAGACACCCAGCACCCACCCCCCtaacagcagtgctggagagcaCCCCAAGGTCCCCAAATCCCCATCCCTGGTGGGGACCCTGGCGCTACCCAGTGGGGACAGGGAACCGGAGCGTGCTGCGGAGGATTTGCAGGTACTGAGCagcgaggaggaggaagaggaggagggggaaggagccACCAGCATCCTGCCGCCCTCAGTGCTGGACCAGGCCAGCGTCATTGCCGAGCGGTTCGGCGGCGGCAGCAGCTTATCCCGAAGGAGCAGCCTGGTGCTGGAGGGGCCCCTGGGACGCACCCCCAGCCATGGTGGCAGCACCCTCAGCCTGGATGGGGGCCCCCCGCTCGAATCCGGGGAGCCTGAGGGATCCCGCAGTGCCATCCCCTCGCCCGAGCCCTTCACTAGAGCCCGCCGGGAATCACTGCTCTCCAACCGCGACCGCCTGCTCCTCGACAAGATCAAGAGTTACTATGGCCATGCCGAGCACCGCGATGCCGGTTTCGCGGTGCGCCGTCGCGAGAGCCTCTCCTTCATCCCCAAGGGGCTGGTGCGGAGCTCCGTGTGCCGCCTCAATGGGCTCCCACGGCCCCCTGAGAGCCCTGAGCCCCCCAGCCAGCCCGAGGCACCAGAGCCATGCCAGGAGAATGGGGAGCAGCCCCCCGAGCCACTGCTCATCCTGGAGGAGGATGATGTGGGCACCGTGGCGTCACCTCCCGGGCCACCCccgcagctgctgctgacacccCCTCACCTGGGCACCAAAGTGTACCAGCTGGCACGGCAGTACAGCCTCCGCATCAAGAGCCGCCGCGCCAGCACCCGCCGCCCCCCGCTGCTGCCGCAGGAGGACAGGGACCCCCCTCCCAGCACCCCTTCGCTGGCTGTGCCGCGGGACAACGTGCTGGTGCCGTCCCCATCCCCTCGTGTCCCCCGCAGCCCTTCGAGCCCCGTGGGCGCCGAGCCCTTTGCGTGGCCCGACGTGCGGGAGCTCCGTGCCCGTTTCGGTGCCCCGCGA GAGCGGGGCAGTGGCCGGAGCCGCAGTGCCGAGGCCAACGGGGGCTCGGACACCCCGAGCCCGGCGCCAGCGCGGTACAGCAGTGATGGGGCGCTGTGGGTGGCGGCCGAAGCCCCTCTGGGCTCCGGGCAGCgggtgctggtgctggagcgGCTGCCGGAGCCCCCGGCCTACGTGCAGATCCGCTCGCCCACCACCAGGGAGAAGATCTGCCTGAAGGCGGTGGTGGAGCGCTGCAAAGCCTACCAGGCATCTGAAGAGTACCGGCGGCGCTGCCCCGAGCCCCCCGGCAGCCCCGAGCCGCTGCGCCACGGCCTCGTCAGGGACCTGCGGCAGAAGTTTCAGACCCTCGACGCTGCCAGCTAG